In Methanobacteriaceae archaeon, the following proteins share a genomic window:
- the ribB gene encoding 3,4-dihydroxy-2-butanone-4-phosphate synthase: MIQKALEALKNGEIVLVFDADNRERETDMIVAAEFMTPQHMTTIRNDAGGLFCVPLSSENSDKLGIPFMTDIMEEAGDKYPVLNELSPNDIPYDEKSAFSITLNHRETFTGITDNDRAFTMKELALLCKNGKQEDLGKLFRAPGHVTLLRAAKGHVLKRKGHTEMSIALMEMAGLTEVAVCCEMMDDVSGGSLNTEDARKYAEEHGLVFLNGADLIAAYKEYANK, encoded by the coding sequence ATGATTCAAAAAGCTTTAGAAGCACTAAAAAACGGAGAAATAGTCCTGGTATTTGATGCCGACAATCGAGAAAGAGAAACAGACATGATAGTGGCCGCGGAGTTTATGACCCCTCAGCATATGACCACTATCAGAAATGATGCTGGAGGCCTATTCTGCGTACCATTATCCTCAGAAAACTCTGATAAACTAGGAATTCCATTTATGACAGATATAATGGAAGAGGCTGGAGATAAATACCCTGTGCTAAATGAATTATCCCCTAATGACATACCCTATGACGAAAAATCTGCTTTTTCAATTACCCTCAACCATAGGGAGACTTTTACAGGAATAACTGATAATGATCGGGCATTCACTATGAAAGAGCTGGCTTTACTTTGTAAAAATGGTAAACAAGAAGATTTAGGAAAATTGTTCCGGGCCCCTGGTCATGTGACCCTTTTACGGGCTGCTAAAGGCCATGTTCTTAAAAGAAAAGGTCACACCGAAATGAGTATCGCCCTTATGGAAATGGCCGGCCTCACTGAAGTGGCAGTATGCTGTGAAATGATGGATGACGTTTCTGGAGGTTCCCTAAATACTGAAGATGCTAGAAAATATGCAGAAGAACATGGACTTGTTTTCTTAAATGGTGCTGACCTCATTGCGGCATATAAAGAATATGCAAATAAATAA
- a CDS encoding ATPase domain-containing protein, translated as MERISIGIDKLDDVLGGFPVGRSMLITGDAGCGKTIFGLRFAKTSCEEGYATAYITAEEDSYDLHVQANTFGWNTQELEEQGLLTFIELTGIRARITEAEINMDMDPMKGNFTKILHDIPPETEVVIIDSLGGYTAKLTPYDFRNQFDLLVYELKQRGITSVLILDSATSSEFNELALFSVYGAIKLVRRENPYTGRRERVMDIIKMRSTKTPTQFLTYDIGANGIEIENGEEYLDDESKENYEI; from the coding sequence ATGGAGAGAATTAGTATTGGAATTGATAAATTAGATGATGTACTAGGTGGATTTCCGGTGGGAAGATCCATGTTAATAACCGGAGATGCTGGATGTGGAAAAACTATCTTCGGTCTTCGATTTGCAAAAACTAGTTGTGAAGAAGGATATGCTACGGCTTATATAACTGCAGAAGAAGATTCATATGATTTGCATGTTCAAGCCAATACATTTGGATGGAATACCCAAGAACTAGAAGAGCAGGGATTATTAACCTTTATTGAGCTTACTGGTATTAGGGCCCGGATCACTGAGGCAGAAATCAATATGGATATGGATCCTATGAAAGGGAATTTCACTAAAATCCTTCATGACATACCTCCTGAAACTGAAGTGGTAATTATTGATAGTTTAGGAGGATATACAGCCAAATTAACCCCATATGACTTTAGAAATCAGTTTGATTTGCTTGTTTACGAATTAAAGCAACGGGGAATTACATCGGTACTTATTTTAGATAGTGCTACTTCTAGTGAATTCAATGAACTAGCATTATTCTCGGTTTATGGTGCTATAAAATTAGTGCGAAGGGAAAATCCATATACTGGCCGTCGGGAAAGAGTTATGGATATTATAAAAATGAGAAGTACCAAAACTCCCACCCAGTTTTTAACTTATGATATTGGAGCAAATGGGATAGAAATAGAAAATGGAGAAGAATACTTAGATGATGAATCAAAAGAAAATTACGAAATTTAA
- a CDS encoding AAA family ATPase: MMKIGLVNVKGAVPAFENFGNLPTHLVKNNGLVDGKKAHEVLDGIIIPGGSIVESESMTPELASEINTMAHNGKFVLGICSGFQSLALKTDIGRKSPCPIEKEGLGLLDVSFSPMISNDRVEAKITSESFLTKGLVGKTINGFHCHTYGHLTENDSDNAKPILYSKIKRVNYTDDTREVLAGVTNAEGNVVGTMIHGCLDNNSLLVENILKFMGADDNDRLQIAEDNKILVEKIKGQLGIETSLSVAKKEKINSGQDIGSISYGLPPIIMVGSTGSDSGKTFLVTGLAGAFRRKGLKVGVLKVGPDVRDIVPSLYLTKEKMEYHSSIKIGHLGWMGLEDVLKSLKSFNYDLVIIEGVMSVFTGLLNEKVPYSSSEIALAADIPIILVSGCSKGGIETAALDLASHRDMLIKMGIKVPGVIFNRVYDSQIFQKASQIFKNGNGLEMIGEVPKVKLSKRGGTPEVEIKLEEFCLMALKTVEENLDLDNIFSLAKKPYFNGYKSIKKIEMDFNSL; this comes from the coding sequence ATAATGAAAATAGGTCTGGTAAATGTTAAAGGTGCAGTTCCTGCTTTTGAAAACTTTGGAAATCTTCCCACCCATTTGGTTAAAAATAATGGTTTAGTTGATGGTAAAAAAGCTCATGAAGTTTTAGATGGTATTATAATTCCGGGGGGAAGTATAGTAGAGTCGGAAAGTATGACTCCTGAATTGGCCTCTGAAATAAATACCATGGCCCACAATGGAAAGTTCGTGCTGGGGATATGTTCTGGATTTCAGTCATTGGCTCTAAAAACAGATATTGGACGTAAATCGCCTTGTCCTATTGAAAAAGAAGGTCTGGGCCTTCTTGATGTTTCATTTTCCCCCATGATAAGTAACGATCGGGTGGAGGCTAAAATAACTTCTGAATCGTTTTTAACTAAAGGTCTGGTGGGAAAAACCATCAATGGATTTCACTGCCATACCTATGGTCATCTAACAGAAAACGATTCGGATAATGCAAAACCTATACTTTATTCTAAAATTAAACGTGTTAATTATACTGATGACACTCGAGAGGTTTTAGCAGGGGTTACTAATGCTGAGGGAAATGTGGTAGGGACCATGATCCATGGATGCCTAGATAATAACTCTCTTTTAGTTGAAAATATTTTAAAATTCATGGGTGCTGATGATAACGATCGACTGCAAATAGCTGAAGACAATAAAATCCTGGTTGAGAAGATTAAAGGTCAATTGGGCATTGAAACAAGCCTATCTGTGGCTAAAAAAGAAAAAATTAACTCTGGACAAGATATAGGATCTATTTCTTATGGATTGCCCCCAATAATCATGGTGGGAAGTACTGGATCTGATTCTGGAAAAACATTCCTAGTAACGGGCCTTGCCGGCGCTTTTCGTAGAAAAGGCCTTAAAGTAGGCGTTTTAAAGGTTGGTCCAGATGTTAGAGACATTGTCCCATCACTTTATCTTACTAAAGAAAAAATGGAATATCATTCTTCTATTAAAATTGGACATTTAGGTTGGATGGGCCTGGAAGATGTTTTAAAAAGTTTAAAATCATTTAATTATGATTTAGTAATCATTGAGGGAGTAATGAGTGTTTTCACTGGTCTTTTAAATGAAAAAGTTCCATATTCTTCTTCAGAAATTGCTCTTGCAGCGGATATTCCAATTATACTAGTTTCAGGATGCAGCAAAGGTGGTATTGAAACTGCTGCCCTGGATTTGGCCTCACACAGGGACATGTTGATAAAAATGGGCATTAAGGTTCCAGGAGTTATTTTTAATAGGGTTTATGATTCCCAAATTTTCCAGAAAGCTTCTCAGATATTTAAAAATGGTAATGGTCTGGAAATGATAGGAGAAGTTCCTAAAGTAAAATTAAGTAAAAGGGGAGGCACACCTGAAGTGGAAATAAAATTAGAGGAATTTTGCTTAATGGCCCTAAAAACTGTTGAAGAAAATCTGGATTTGGATAATATATTTTCTTTGGCCAAAAAACCATATTTTAATGGATATAAATCTATAAAAAAAATTGAAATGGATTTTAACTCACTATAA
- the gatA gene encoding Asp-tRNA(Asn)/Glu-tRNA(Gln) amidotransferase subunit GatA: protein MNLLEKSKAIRNQEITALDSLEKFNQVISSKNSNINAFVQINHENALEKANEIDARIKNGEKVGKLAGMVIGIKSNINVKDFTISAASKTLENYMGSYDATVIQRIKEEDGIIIGMTNMDEFAAGSSTETSFHGSTDNPAAPGHISGGSSGGSAAAIAAEMCDIALGSDTGGSIRNPASHCGVMGFKPTYGAVSRQGLLDLSMSLDQIGPLAADTSGIAMMLDTIAGNDPNECTSIDWKVPNFSALLDENPEEALNGLKVGVVKQFQEVTDDHIVNIIEDSIDKMGEMGAEVVELSFDYIDLCLPTYYLINYVEFFSATRKYDGRKYGHQIEEVCGDEVLRRIHMGSYISQQEFSGKYYKKALQARSLIRKEITKLLNGVDMIAGPTVPKLPHKLGETLEPMEMYAYDVLTVIANLAGIPASSMKAGEVKGIPVGLQFQAKPLDDAKIVQAMAALEKAP, encoded by the coding sequence ATGAACCTCCTTGAAAAATCTAAGGCAATCAGAAATCAAGAAATCACGGCTCTGGATAGTCTGGAGAAATTTAATCAAGTTATCTCAAGTAAAAACTCGAATATTAATGCTTTTGTGCAAATAAATCATGAAAATGCATTAGAAAAAGCCAATGAAATTGACGCCCGGATAAAAAATGGGGAAAAAGTTGGAAAATTGGCCGGTATGGTTATTGGTATTAAAAGCAACATTAATGTTAAGGATTTCACCATTTCTGCAGCATCCAAGACTCTGGAAAATTATATGGGTAGTTATGATGCCACGGTAATTCAGCGGATTAAAGAAGAAGATGGTATAATCATTGGAATGACTAACATGGATGAATTTGCTGCGGGAAGTTCCACGGAAACTTCTTTCCATGGCTCTACTGATAATCCTGCTGCACCAGGACATATATCTGGCGGATCCAGTGGAGGAAGCGCGGCTGCCATTGCTGCTGAGATGTGTGATATTGCCTTAGGATCAGATACTGGAGGATCCATCCGTAATCCTGCATCCCACTGTGGAGTAATGGGATTTAAACCAACCTATGGGGCCGTTTCCAGGCAGGGTTTGCTGGATTTATCTATGAGTCTGGATCAAATTGGGCCTTTAGCGGCGGATACTTCAGGAATTGCTATGATGCTGGATACTATTGCGGGAAATGACCCTAATGAATGCACATCCATTGATTGGAAAGTTCCTAACTTCAGTGCACTTTTAGATGAAAATCCAGAAGAAGCCTTAAATGGACTGAAAGTGGGAGTGGTGAAACAGTTCCAGGAAGTCACTGACGATCATATTGTGAATATAATTGAAGATTCCATTGATAAAATGGGTGAGATGGGAGCAGAAGTAGTTGAATTAAGCTTCGATTATATTGATTTATGCCTGCCAACTTACTATCTCATAAACTATGTGGAGTTTTTCTCAGCTACCCGAAAATATGACGGGCGAAAATACGGCCATCAAATAGAAGAAGTTTGTGGCGATGAAGTTCTCCGTAGGATACATATGGGATCTTACATCAGCCAGCAGGAGTTTTCAGGAAAATATTATAAAAAAGCCCTTCAGGCACGTTCACTCATAAGAAAAGAAATCACTAAACTCCTTAATGGGGTGGATATGATAGCGGGACCTACGGTTCCTAAATTGCCACATAAGCTTGGTGAAACTTTAGAACCTATGGAAATGTACGCTTACGATGTTTTAACTGTAATTGCTAATTTGGCTGGTATTCCTGCCTCCAGCATGAAAGCAGGTGAAGTTAAGGGAATTCCAGTTGGCCTACAATTCCAGGCCAAGCCATTAGATGATGCTAAAATTGTTCAGGCCATGGCTGCATTGGAAAAAGCGCCTTGA
- a CDS encoding isoprenylcysteine carboxylmethyltransferase family protein, which translates to MTANRNLFLRIFIVLLFLLPLLFAQQFYIHFYAYLSSNVITEVVTKQWLVVLFFIILFMAFLIPLSYRRKAGWLEYGLVAAFFVSLFVEMYGIPLTILLASKYFFVPGTQLPPNILSISFMGVGLGLDMAMVYGSILILIGTGLIILGWVTLYKNSKKEGLVTSGIYKYSRHPQYLGFIFIILGWFFGWPTTLTLIFAPILIYKYLDVCRKEEVEVSKEHPEYNDYKLKVPFMI; encoded by the coding sequence ATGACCGCCAATAGAAATCTTTTTTTAAGGATATTTATCGTCCTTTTATTTTTATTACCCCTCCTATTTGCCCAACAATTCTATATTCATTTTTACGCTTATTTATCCAGCAACGTAATTACCGAAGTAGTTACTAAACAATGGTTAGTGGTTTTATTTTTCATTATTTTATTTATGGCATTTTTAATTCCCCTTTCATATCGTAGGAAAGCAGGATGGTTAGAATATGGTTTGGTAGCTGCATTTTTCGTTTCTCTTTTTGTAGAAATGTATGGCATTCCCCTGACTATTCTTCTGGCATCTAAATACTTTTTCGTGCCGGGGACACAGCTACCCCCTAATATTTTAAGTATTTCATTTATGGGAGTTGGATTAGGATTGGATATGGCCATGGTTTATGGTTCAATTCTAATTTTAATTGGAACAGGACTAATTATCCTAGGATGGGTTACCCTTTATAAAAATAGTAAGAAAGAAGGACTGGTAACCAGTGGAATTTATAAATACAGTCGCCATCCCCAATATTTAGGCTTTATTTTCATAATTTTAGGATGGTTCTTTGGATGGCCCACTACACTCACCCTGATATTTGCACCCATACTCATTTACAAGTATTTAGATGTCTGCCGCAAGGAAGAAGTTGAAGTTTCTAAAGAACATCCAGAATACAATGATTATAAGTTGAAAGTTCCTTTTATGATTTAA
- the ala gene encoding alanine dehydrogenase, translating to MKETIILNQSEIKELIQMKKVIDAVETAYIEHAQSRVRMPPKEYLFFSEFNGDLRIMPCYLPNMGEAGVKCVNVHPDNPNLHDLPTVMAMIELIDPETGFPLAIMDGTWITNMRTGAAGGVGTKYLARKDSETLGIIGAGKQAYTQLMAINEVMDIKKAYVYCRTCSARENFAKKVSEEYGIKVKAVDTPKKAVENMDVVVTVTPVIHPVIKDEWISPGTHINAMGADAPGKQEIESSALLKSKIFIDCWEQASHSGEINVPVAAGLLKQDDLSGKLGDVMIGKNPGRTSDDEITIFDSTGLAVQDITTAWTVYEKARDLNLGRKINFLE from the coding sequence ATGAAAGAAACCATAATTCTCAATCAAAGCGAAATAAAAGAATTAATACAAATGAAAAAAGTTATTGATGCTGTTGAGACTGCTTATATTGAACATGCCCAGAGCAGAGTCCGAATGCCTCCTAAAGAATATCTTTTCTTCTCAGAATTTAATGGCGATTTAAGAATAATGCCCTGTTACCTACCAAATATGGGCGAAGCCGGAGTAAAGTGTGTTAATGTTCACCCTGATAATCCGAATCTTCATGACCTGCCCACCGTAATGGCTATGATAGAATTAATAGATCCTGAAACTGGATTTCCACTGGCCATAATGGATGGTACCTGGATTACCAACATGCGCACCGGTGCTGCGGGAGGGGTAGGAACCAAGTACTTGGCCCGGAAAGATTCTGAAACTTTAGGGATAATAGGGGCTGGAAAACAAGCATATACTCAACTTATGGCCATCAATGAAGTAATGGATATTAAAAAAGCCTATGTTTACTGCCGAACTTGCTCTGCTCGAGAAAATTTTGCTAAAAAAGTATCTGAAGAATATGGAATTAAAGTAAAAGCAGTTGATACACCTAAAAAAGCTGTAGAAAATATGGATGTAGTGGTGACTGTCACCCCCGTAATTCACCCCGTTATAAAAGATGAATGGATTAGTCCTGGAACCCATATTAATGCTATGGGTGCGGATGCCCCAGGTAAACAGGAAATAGAAAGTTCTGCACTTTTAAAGTCCAAAATATTTATTGACTGTTGGGAACAGGCCAGTCACAGTGGAGAAATCAATGTTCCTGTAGCAGCAGGCCTATTAAAACAAGATGATCTATCTGGAAAACTGGGAGATGTTATGATTGGTAAAAATCCCGGCCGAACCTCTGATGATGAGATAACCATTTTTGATTCTACAGGATTAGCTGTTCAAGACATAACCACCGCTTGGACAGTTTATGAGAAGGCTCGTGATCTTAATTTAGGCCGTAAGATTAATTTCCTGGAATAA
- a CDS encoding LysE family transporter gives MIEIVLFAVTSFLVGLSGALVPGPMLTVTISDSFKKGFIAGPLITSGHIFTELCLVLLILFGLGWLIGSNTASFIIGLLGGIVLIFMGFQIFKETPKLENTSSGEIQDNNSSNREFIKQTSKEYNHESNIISSTDSSNENSSSFRSIINGILTSLSNPFFFIWWATIGGAFIFKGMALAGFLGIFAFLLGHWTSDVAWFSTVSYLSSRSRALVQPDNYRTIMRICGVFMIFVGVYFFINSVGVFKIK, from the coding sequence ATGATTGAAATTGTCCTGTTTGCAGTTACATCATTTTTAGTGGGATTATCAGGAGCCCTGGTTCCGGGCCCCATGTTAACAGTAACCATATCAGATTCATTTAAAAAAGGATTTATTGCCGGCCCTTTAATAACCAGCGGACATATATTTACAGAATTATGCCTAGTATTGCTGATATTATTTGGATTAGGATGGTTAATTGGTTCCAATACTGCTTCTTTTATTATCGGCCTTCTGGGAGGAATTGTTTTAATATTTATGGGTTTTCAAATTTTTAAAGAAACTCCTAAATTAGAAAATACATCTTCTGGAGAAATTCAGGATAATAATTCTTCTAATAGAGAATTTATCAAACAAACTTCTAAAGAATATAATCACGAAAGCAATATAATTTCTTCTACAGATTCCTCAAATGAAAATTCTTCAAGCTTCCGTTCTATAATCAACGGAATTTTAACCAGTTTATCTAATCCATTCTTTTTTATATGGTGGGCCACCATTGGTGGAGCTTTTATATTTAAAGGAATGGCTCTGGCTGGATTTTTAGGAATTTTCGCATTTCTTTTAGGCCACTGGACATCTGATGTTGCATGGTTCAGCACAGTTTCTTATCTTTCATCAAGAAGCCGTGCTCTGGTGCAACCTGATAACTATAGAACTATAATGCGCATTTGCGGAGTATTTATGATCTTTGTAGGAGTATATTTCTTTATAAATTCTGTAGGAGTATTTAAAATAAAATAA
- a CDS encoding HAD family hydrolase — translation MKAVVFDNSGTLIKRYRALKNIKTGGICDYMNSMDIVDYTGNRALVVLQTDPAECLINARSDQTLYQFITQNNVKFDVSYSSEDISNEDVLNDLKQDTSTIKDIQDSILAVMEKKYNVQICSGSGFIMNLDTGKVEFTITAGGKVFPEVIKVVNELKKRNIQIFIASGDRTKSLEELAKFISIPHSNVFGTASTKRKKEIIKELKEDYKVMMVGNGANDILAFKEADIGVLTLQQDEKVPEKVSSAADIIIYNIKEVLDIDF, via the coding sequence ATGAAGGCCGTAGTTTTTGACAACTCAGGAACTCTAATAAAAAGGTACCGAGCTTTAAAAAATATTAAAACAGGGGGTATCTGCGATTACATGAATTCCATGGATATAGTGGATTACACTGGAAATCGTGCTCTGGTGGTCCTTCAAACTGATCCCGCGGAGTGTTTGATAAACGCCCGGAGTGATCAGACTTTGTATCAGTTCATAACCCAGAATAATGTTAAATTTGATGTGAGCTATTCCAGTGAAGATATAAGCAATGAAGATGTTTTAAATGATTTAAAACAAGACACTTCTACTATAAAAGACATACAAGATAGTATTCTGGCCGTAATGGAAAAGAAATACAATGTGCAAATATGTAGTGGATCTGGATTTATTATGAATCTGGACACTGGAAAAGTAGAATTTACCATAACTGCTGGGGGTAAAGTTTTCCCAGAAGTTATTAAAGTAGTAAATGAACTGAAAAAAAGAAATATTCAAATTTTTATAGCCTCTGGAGACCGTACAAAGTCTTTAGAAGAATTGGCCAAATTTATTTCAATACCTCATTCCAATGTATTTGGAACTGCCAGCACCAAGCGAAAAAAAGAGATTATAAAGGAATTAAAAGAAGACTACAAAGTTATGATGGTTGGAAATGGAGCTAACGACATATTGGCCTTTAAAGAAGCAGATATTGGTGTTTTAACTCTTCAACAAGACGAAAAAGTTCCTGAAAAAGTCTCCAGTGCCGCAGACATTATAATATATAATATAAAAGAAGTTTTAGATATTGATTTTTAA
- a CDS encoding DsrE family protein produces MNEEDPFRVNLVLNNIRNLIADLGEENVEIELLAYSMGVKMFFNSSPYSNMISSLLKKEVRFAACSNTLNSLNVNPEELIKGIKVVPSGIGEIVRKQKEGWIYIRP; encoded by the coding sequence GTGAATGAAGAAGACCCTTTTCGAGTTAATCTAGTTTTAAATAACATTAGAAATCTGATTGCTGATTTGGGTGAAGAAAATGTAGAAATAGAACTTTTAGCTTATTCTATGGGTGTTAAAATGTTTTTTAATAGTTCTCCCTATTCAAACATGATCTCTAGTTTGCTTAAAAAAGAGGTGAGATTTGCAGCCTGTTCAAATACACTAAATTCGCTTAATGTAAATCCTGAAGAACTAATTAAAGGAATTAAAGTTGTACCCTCCGGAATTGGGGAGATAGTAAGAAAGCAAAAAGAAGGCTGGATTTATATAAGGCCTTGA
- a CDS encoding TMEM175 family protein produces the protein MDKRVKKNLKEKFMTTNRIETLVDGIFAIAMTLLVLTLEVPQLPAPVTNGTIINFLISTIPQFFVYGMSFVLLAVFWRINHREFHRIEKSNGMLLRINVIWLMFVVLVPFSTSLVGDYGNFQAAELFFHLNMLIIGILAFINWYYAVNWGLTNVKWTKKAYKSSFYHYLIFPFLAVVAMLLTFISPSFSSLAYLGIVFFENIGKKINPDDE, from the coding sequence TTGGATAAAAGAGTTAAAAAAAATTTAAAAGAAAAATTCATGACCACTAACCGTATAGAAACTTTAGTGGACGGTATTTTTGCAATAGCCATGACTCTCTTAGTTTTAACTTTAGAAGTTCCCCAACTTCCTGCTCCAGTGACCAATGGCACTATAATTAATTTTTTAATTTCTACCATACCACAATTTTTTGTTTATGGAATGAGTTTTGTTTTACTGGCTGTTTTCTGGAGAATAAATCATCGTGAATTTCATAGAATAGAAAAATCCAATGGTATGCTTTTAAGGATAAATGTTATTTGGTTGATGTTTGTAGTTCTGGTGCCATTTTCAACATCTTTAGTGGGAGATTATGGTAATTTTCAAGCAGCTGAACTTTTTTTTCATTTAAATATGCTCATAATAGGAATACTGGCATTCATAAACTGGTATTATGCTGTTAATTGGGGACTTACAAATGTTAAATGGACTAAGAAAGCTTATAAAAGTAGTTTTTATCATTATTTAATATTTCCTTTTTTAGCTGTCGTGGCAATGCTTCTAACATTTATTTCGCCTTCCTTTAGTTCCCTAGCTTATTTAGGAATAGTTTTTTTTGAAAATATAGGGAAAAAAATTAATCCTGATGACGAATAA
- a CDS encoding sugar phosphate isomerase/epimerase, translating to MKCGFSSLALFMNSFEMMLDQATQDGFKCMEILCEGPYWPRSVLEECSSLEVFQSYNLDIFLHAPTVDLNPASINSGIRDETQRQMGETVDLAVEIEAKAITTHPGMIRRLEERVRLMAIDFAVENLTECSEYANGRGICFSIENMPNKYAYLCNSALEHDFMVNECGCKATVDMGHANTTDDPSEFLNINKTIYYHLSDNDGLKDQHLPLGDGSLDLNLIKNIKVGIIELNSYESVLKSKKILYKLNGKGN from the coding sequence ATGAAATGTGGCTTTTCTAGTTTGGCTCTTTTTATGAATTCTTTTGAAATGATGCTTGATCAGGCAACCCAGGATGGATTTAAATGTATGGAAATATTATGTGAAGGGCCCTATTGGCCGCGTAGCGTTCTGGAAGAATGCAGTAGCTTGGAAGTTTTTCAATCATATAATCTCGATATTTTTCTGCATGCTCCTACGGTAGATTTAAACCCTGCCAGTATTAACTCCGGAATTAGAGATGAAACTCAGAGGCAAATGGGAGAAACGGTTGATTTGGCCGTTGAAATTGAAGCCAAAGCTATAACCACACATCCGGGCATGATTAGGCGTCTGGAAGAGAGGGTGAGACTCATGGCCATTGACTTCGCTGTTGAAAATCTCACGGAATGTTCTGAATATGCTAATGGCAGAGGAATATGTTTTTCTATAGAAAATATGCCTAATAAATATGCTTATTTATGTAATAGTGCTTTAGAGCATGATTTTATGGTGAATGAATGTGGATGCAAGGCCACAGTGGATATGGGTCATGCTAATACTACTGATGACCCTTCAGAATTTTTAAATATTAATAAAACCATTTATTACCACTTAAGTGACAATGATGGTCTCAAAGATCAGCATTTACCATTGGGTGATGGATCTCTGGACTTAAATCTTATTAAAAATATTAAAGTTGGCATTATAGAGCTTAATTCCTATGAATCCGTATTAAAAAGCAAAAAAATTTTATATAAATTAAATGGTAAAGGTAATTAA
- a CDS encoding PadR family transcriptional regulator: MNNPCEDFDDSDCQKYDKTFIKTFMRGFGKTIILGMIKKHRLHGYEIMTNINKFYLSHDLSKKMKPLGPSTIYPILHDLEKKGLITGTWEYQGKRKLKYYEITPQGEATILRIRDIFENNIAKLWEDFWNDEI; this comes from the coding sequence ATGAATAATCCTTGTGAAGATTTTGACGATTCAGATTGTCAAAAATATGATAAAACATTTATTAAAACTTTCATGCGTGGATTCGGCAAAACAATAATTTTGGGAATGATAAAGAAGCATAGGCTACATGGCTACGAAATAATGACCAATATAAATAAATTTTATCTTTCTCATGATCTCTCTAAGAAAATGAAACCACTGGGGCCCAGCACAATATATCCCATATTACATGACCTTGAAAAAAAAGGCCTCATAACTGGAACCTGGGAATATCAAGGCAAGAGAAAGCTAAAATATTATGAAATAACTCCTCAAGGAGAAGCTACAATTCTTAGAATAAGAGACATTTTCGAAAATAATATTGCCAAACTTTGGGAAGATTTTTGGAATGATGAAATTTAA